A stretch of Oncorhynchus mykiss isolate Arlee chromosome 12, USDA_OmykA_1.1, whole genome shotgun sequence DNA encodes these proteins:
- the erg gene encoding transcriptional regulator ERG isoform X6, producing the protein MTAASASEYGQTAKMSPRVHQQDWLSQPPARVTIKMECNSGQVNVKRNSPDDCSVGKNRKLSSGGEGAAPVTYSSYLEDKLIAPPNMTTNERRVIVPADPTLWSTEHVRQWLEWAVKEYGLLDVDMALFHNVDGKDLCKMCKEDFQRLTLSYNADILLSHLHYLRETPLPHLTSDDVDKALQNSPRLMHARNSGGASFIFPNTPVYPTDNSPRVSTRPDLAYEAARRSVWAPQAVSSTKGSQPSPNIVTKTEEQRPQLDPYQILGPTSSRLANPDCGRDSNKPQSADIALLLSFKGSGQIQLWQFLLELLSDSANSGCITWEGTNGEFKMTDPDEVARRWGERKSKPNMNYDKLSRALRYYYDKNIMTKVHGKRYAYKFDFHGIAQALQPHPPESSMYKYPSDLSYMSTYHAHQQKVNFVTPHPQALPVTSSSFFAAPNPYWNSPTGGIYPNTRHPATHMPSHMGTYY; encoded by the exons GAACTCTCCTGATGACTGCAGTGTGGGGAAGAACAGAAAATTGTCCAGCGGAGGTGAGGGCGCTGCCCCCGTCACATACAGCAGCTACCTGGAGGACAAGCTCATCGCTCCCCCCAACATGACCACCAACGAGCGCCGCGTCATCGTTCCCGCAG ATCCCACACTGTGGTCCACGGAGCATGTGCGCCAGTGGCTGGAGTGGGCAGTAAAGGAGTACGGCCTGCTGGATGTGGATATGGCTCTCTTCCACAACGTGGACGGCAAAGACCTGTGCAAGATGTGCAAGGAGGACTTCCAGAGGCTCACGCTGAGCTACAACGCAGACATCCTGCTCTCCCATCTGCACTACCTCAGAGAGA CTCCACTTCCTCACTTGACTTCCGATGATGTTGACAAAGCCTTACAAAACTCCCCGCGGTTAATGCATGCTCGCAACTCAG GAGGTGCGAGTTTTATTTTCCCCAACACTCCTGTTTATCCCACTGACAACTCCCCCAGAGTCTCCACTAGGCCAG ACCTGGCTTATGAAGCAGCCAGAAGATCTGTCTGGGCTCCTCAAGCTGTGTCTTCCACCAAAG GTTCCCAGCCCTCCCCAAACATTGTCACCAAAACAGAGGAGCAGAGGCCTCAGCTAG ATCCTTACCAGATCCTAGGGCCTACGAGCAGCAGGCTGGCAAACCCCG ACTGTGGCCGGGACTCAAACAAACCGCAATCCGCCGACATCGCACTACTCTTGAGCTTTAAAG GCTCGGGACAGATCCAGCTGTGGCAGTTCCTGCTGGAGCTCCTGTCAGACAGCGCCAACTCTGGCTGCATCACTTGGGAGGGCACTAATGGTGAGTTCAAGATGACCGACCCTGACGAGGTGGCGAGGCGCTGGGGCGAGAGGAAGAGCAAGCCCAACATGAACTACGACAAGCTGAGCCGCGCCCTGCGCTACTACTACGACAAGAACATCATGACCAAGGTGCACGGCAAGCGCTACGCCTACAAGTTTGACTTCCACGGCATCGCCCAGGCCCTACAGCCTCACCCTCCAGAGTCCTCCATGTACAAATACCCCTCCGACTTATCCTACATGAGCACCTATCATGCACACCAGCAGAAGGTCAACTTTGTCACACCTCACCCCCAAGCGCTACCTGTCACCTCCTCCAGCTTCTTTGCTGCCCCCAACCCCTACTGGAATTCCCCCACCGGGGGTATCTACCCCAACACCCGGCACCCAGCCACTCACATGCCCTCTCACATGGGGACTTACTATTAG